From a single Streptomyces misionensis genomic region:
- a CDS encoding MFS transporter: MPSPSHAAPSPGRRSALTPVLLSLAMLVAVISSLGAPLIPTIAEVDGVSVADAQWSLTVTMLVGAVATPAMGRLGDGPHRRRVILVGLAVVLVGSVLAALPLSFAWLIAGRALQGAGIGLTPLAMATVRDALPAEKARPAIATLSLTSAVGVGLGYPVTGLFATYLGLHSGFWFAAVAAAAVLVACALVLPPSPARPSHRLDTPGALLLGLGLGGLLFALSQAERWGWTSPRLLIVGLVAVLLLVWWVLHELRTAHPLVDVRLVKERTVLATDLTAVLSGVGLYVMMSVVTRYVQTPPSAGYGFGATVVVTGLTLVPFSLASLVSGRVVRVLVRRVPLASLLPLGCVVSLVGTIVFVFARNSLWEMFVLMGVIGLGVGFTVSVMPALIVSAVPAHETGSATSFNQVVKYIGYSTGSALSAVVVTSAAGSSTVPPDRDYGTAGVLDCAVWILTALVAWLLVRSHRTAGRTVPAARGGQAREAAVVAAEPVQAAETDTAEPATPADQLLPGAARRTARQDVSGRPGAGR; encoded by the coding sequence ATGCCCTCCCCATCCCACGCCGCCCCCTCCCCCGGACGGCGGAGCGCCCTGACCCCCGTGCTGCTCTCGCTCGCGATGCTCGTGGCGGTCATCAGCAGCCTCGGCGCCCCGCTGATCCCCACCATCGCGGAGGTGGACGGCGTCTCCGTGGCCGACGCCCAGTGGTCGCTCACGGTCACGATGCTGGTCGGGGCGGTGGCCACCCCGGCCATGGGGCGGCTCGGCGACGGGCCGCACCGGCGCAGGGTGATCCTGGTCGGGCTGGCCGTCGTCCTCGTCGGCAGCGTCCTCGCCGCCCTGCCGCTGAGCTTCGCCTGGCTGATCGCCGGCCGGGCGCTCCAGGGCGCCGGCATCGGGCTCACCCCGCTGGCGATGGCGACCGTGCGGGACGCCCTGCCGGCCGAGAAGGCGCGGCCCGCGATAGCCACCCTGTCGCTCACCTCCGCCGTGGGCGTGGGCCTCGGCTACCCGGTGACCGGGCTGTTCGCCACGTATCTGGGCCTGCACTCCGGCTTCTGGTTCGCGGCGGTCGCCGCCGCGGCGGTCCTGGTCGCCTGCGCCCTCGTCCTGCCCCCGTCGCCGGCCCGCCCGTCCCACCGCCTGGACACCCCGGGCGCGCTGCTGCTCGGGCTCGGCCTCGGCGGTCTGCTGTTCGCGCTCAGCCAGGCCGAGCGCTGGGGCTGGACCTCGCCCCGGCTGCTGATCGTCGGCCTGGTGGCGGTCCTGCTCCTGGTGTGGTGGGTGCTGCACGAACTGCGCACCGCCCACCCGCTGGTGGACGTACGGCTGGTCAAGGAGCGGACGGTCCTCGCCACCGACCTCACCGCCGTACTCTCCGGGGTCGGCCTGTACGTGATGATGTCGGTGGTCACCCGCTACGTGCAGACGCCCCCGTCGGCCGGCTACGGCTTCGGCGCGACGGTCGTCGTCACCGGTCTGACCCTGGTGCCGTTCTCGCTGGCGAGTCTCGTCTCCGGGCGTGTCGTGCGGGTGCTGGTCCGGCGGGTGCCGCTGGCCTCGCTGCTGCCGCTGGGCTGCGTGGTCTCCCTCGTGGGTACGATCGTCTTCGTGTTCGCGAGGAACAGCCTGTGGGAGATGTTCGTCCTCATGGGCGTGATCGGACTCGGCGTCGGCTTCACCGTGTCGGTCATGCCGGCGCTGATCGTGAGCGCGGTTCCCGCGCACGAGACAGGCAGCGCCACCAGCTTCAACCAGGTGGTGAAGTACATCGGTTACTCGACCGGCAGCGCGCTCAGCGCGGTGGTGGTGACCTCGGCCGCCGGCTCCTCGACCGTGCCGCCGGACCGCGACTACGGCACGGCGGGCGTGCTGGACTGCGCTGTCTGGATCCTCACGGCCCTGGTCGCCTGGCTGCTGGTCCGCTCGCACCGCACGGCCGGCCGTACGGTGCCCGCCGCGCGGGGCGGACAGGCCAGGGAGGCCGCGGTCGTCGCGGCGGAGCCCGTGCAGGCGGCCGAGACCGACACCGCCGAGCCGGCGACCCCGGCCGATCAGCTCCTCCCCGGGGCCGCGCGGCGCACCGCCCGGCAGGACGTCTCCGGGCGCCCGGGAGCCGGCCGGTGA
- the wrbA gene encoding NAD(P)H:quinone oxidoreductase has translation MTSPVKLAVIYYSSTGFSAEIAKEISSAAEKAGAEVRLLKAAELAPEAAIASNDAWAAHAAASAGVPVASPADVEWADAVIFGSPTRFGNISSQLKQFIDTLGGLWAQGKLANKVYSGFATSATAHGGQESTILALYNSIHHFGGIIVSPGYTDPVKFVDGNPYGTSHVDAQGNNPVGEETRDSARHQAERVVQIAAALKAGLTA, from the coding sequence GTGACTTCCCCCGTCAAGCTCGCGGTCATCTACTACTCCTCGACCGGCTTCAGCGCCGAGATCGCGAAGGAGATCAGCAGCGCCGCGGAGAAGGCGGGCGCAGAGGTGCGCCTGCTGAAGGCCGCCGAGCTGGCGCCCGAGGCCGCCATCGCCTCCAACGACGCGTGGGCGGCCCACGCCGCGGCCAGCGCCGGCGTCCCGGTCGCCTCCCCCGCCGACGTCGAGTGGGCGGACGCCGTGATCTTCGGCTCGCCGACCCGCTTCGGCAACATCTCCTCGCAGCTCAAGCAGTTCATCGACACGCTCGGCGGCCTGTGGGCGCAGGGCAAGCTCGCCAACAAGGTCTACAGCGGCTTCGCCACCAGCGCCACCGCGCACGGCGGCCAGGAGTCCACGATCCTCGCGCTGTACAACTCCATCCACCACTTCGGCGGCATCATCGTCTCCCCGGGCTACACCGACCCGGTCAAGTTCGTCGACGGCAACCCCTACGGCACCTCCCACGTGGACGCCCAGGGCAACAACCCGGTCGGCGAGGAGACCCGCGACTCCGCCCGCCACCAGGCCGAGCGTGTGGTGCAGATCGCCGCCGCGCTCAAGGCCGGCCTGACCGCCTGA
- a CDS encoding carboxymuconolactone decarboxylase family protein, translating to MTEAPPATTRPRVYIDKQTPQAYRALVSAAEAVRTAAAECGLDRRLVELVNLRVSQVNGCAYCLKVHTAAALRAGETALRLGVLAAWRDTEVFSPRERAALALAEAVTHPADAAAQEDAYTLAREALDDDETSAVIWVAITINSFNRVSIVSKHPVRDDPS from the coding sequence ATGACCGAAGCACCGCCCGCGACCACCCGTCCGCGTGTCTACATAGACAAACAGACTCCCCAGGCGTACCGCGCCCTGGTGTCGGCCGCCGAGGCGGTGCGCACGGCCGCGGCGGAGTGCGGGCTGGACCGCAGGCTGGTGGAACTGGTGAACCTGCGCGTGTCACAGGTCAACGGTTGCGCCTACTGCCTCAAGGTGCACACCGCGGCGGCGCTGCGGGCCGGGGAGACCGCGCTGCGGCTGGGCGTGCTCGCCGCGTGGCGGGACACCGAGGTCTTCTCCCCGCGGGAACGGGCGGCGCTCGCGCTGGCGGAGGCGGTCACCCATCCCGCGGACGCCGCCGCACAGGAGGACGCCTACACCCTCGCCCGCGAGGCGCTGGACGACGACGAGACGTCCGCGGTGATCTGGGTGGCCATCACCATCAACTCCTTCAACCGCGTGTCCATCGTGAGCAAGCACCCGGTGCGCGACGACCCGAGCTGA
- a CDS encoding pirin family protein, whose product MSNIETRPPELRCGTPSDAAPEPGERRVEVLSARDVPLGGPRAMTVRRTLPQRGRTLIGAWCFADHYGPDDVAVSGGMMVPPHPHTGLQTVSWLFSGEIEHRDSLGTHALVRPGELNLMTGGHGISHSEVSTRRTSVLHGVQLWVALPAEHRDAPRDFQHHVPRPVALDGAEVRVFLGTLAGDTSPVPTFSPLLGAEITLDAHADVTLEIDPRFEHGLLVDQGDVRMAGTPLRRAELGYLAPGPDMLRLVNTGDAPARTVLLGGTPFGEQIVMWWNFIGRSHDDIVRAREEWQSASDRFGSVEGCPADRLMAPPLPNASLTPRGNPPHPHPEGSEKTR is encoded by the coding sequence GTGAGCAACATCGAGACCCGGCCTCCCGAGCTGCGCTGCGGAACGCCGTCGGACGCGGCGCCGGAGCCGGGCGAGCGGCGGGTGGAGGTCCTCTCCGCGAGGGACGTCCCCCTGGGGGGCCCGCGGGCGATGACGGTGCGGCGGACGCTGCCCCAGCGCGGCCGGACACTGATCGGCGCATGGTGCTTCGCCGACCATTACGGCCCCGACGACGTCGCCGTCTCGGGCGGGATGATGGTCCCCCCGCACCCGCACACCGGACTGCAGACCGTCAGCTGGCTGTTCAGCGGGGAGATCGAGCACCGTGACAGCCTCGGCACCCACGCGCTGGTCCGGCCGGGCGAGTTGAACCTGATGACCGGCGGCCACGGAATCAGCCACTCGGAGGTCTCCACCCGGCGGACCTCCGTCCTGCACGGCGTGCAACTCTGGGTGGCGCTGCCCGCCGAACACCGCGACGCCCCCCGGGACTTCCAGCACCACGTCCCGCGGCCCGTCGCCCTGGACGGCGCGGAGGTCAGGGTGTTCCTCGGCACCCTCGCCGGCGACACCTCGCCCGTACCCACCTTCAGCCCGCTCCTCGGCGCCGAGATCACCCTCGACGCGCACGCCGACGTCACCCTGGAGATCGACCCCCGCTTCGAACACGGGCTGCTCGTCGACCAGGGTGACGTACGCATGGCAGGTACGCCCCTGCGCCGGGCCGAACTCGGTTACCTGGCACCCGGACCGGACATGCTGCGCCTCGTGAACACGGGGGACGCCCCGGCCCGCACGGTACTGCTCGGTGGCACGCCCTTCGGCGAACAGATCGTCATGTGGTGGAACTTCATCGGCCGCAGCCACGACGACATCGTGCGGGCCCGGGAGGAGTGGCAGAGCGCGTCCGACCGGTTCGGGAGCGTGGAGGGCTGTCCCGCCGACCGGCTCATGGCCCCGCCGTTGCCCAACGCCTCACTCACCCCGCGCGGCAACCCGCCGCACCCCCACCCCGAAGGAAGCGAGAAGACACGATGA
- a CDS encoding GNAT family N-acetyltransferase → MSRTSHPVVERAAERHRYEILVDGELAGFTEYLDRGETQRVFYHTEIGEAYAGQGLAGVLVEHALTDVRESGKRFVPVCPYVAKFLGKHEEFADIADPVTGEVTHWLKAELAGR, encoded by the coding sequence ATGAGCCGGACTTCCCATCCCGTCGTCGAACGCGCCGCCGAACGGCACCGCTACGAGATCCTGGTGGACGGTGAACTCGCGGGCTTCACCGAGTACCTCGACCGGGGAGAGACGCAACGCGTCTTCTACCACACGGAGATCGGCGAGGCCTACGCCGGTCAGGGGCTGGCCGGCGTCCTCGTCGAGCACGCGCTGACCGATGTGCGCGAGAGCGGCAAGCGGTTCGTGCCCGTCTGCCCCTATGTCGCCAAGTTCCTCGGCAAGCACGAGGAGTTCGCCGACATCGCCGACCCGGTCACCGGCGAGGTCACCCACTGGCTCAAGGCCGAGCTGGCCGGCCGGTAG
- a CDS encoding MarR family transcriptional regulator, with amino-acid sequence MPVRVHFTVEDLARTKIAAQPNPLCELVVAIRKLKFADHPVRLSAWRRDMARRLRPEARMVLDLVPRSGIMPAFLAPPGTGTADELMDRVRAVPRSRIRSDLADVAAHRSLPSWTRQLADDPDRLARLCDSLQHVHDRLLRPYWNEITAVTEADTAARARQLVSGGLGEVLGRINPRWTRWDAPVLEVTMPSGLDGDLHLAGRGLLLVPSVFGTDTPVIGPHAEPQPFLLHPAGGPRGLAAALAPEEMPWRTAGAGSLGSVLGTTRAAAVLYAVIERPGCSTKELARAAGVAPATASEHATLLREAGLIRTTRRGAAVSHSPTSAAVELWGAAAG; translated from the coding sequence GTGCCGGTCCGTGTTCATTTCACTGTCGAGGATCTCGCGCGTACGAAGATCGCCGCTCAGCCGAATCCGCTGTGCGAACTGGTGGTGGCGATACGGAAGTTGAAGTTCGCGGACCATCCGGTACGGCTGTCCGCCTGGCGCCGGGACATGGCGCGGCGGCTGCGCCCCGAGGCGCGGATGGTGCTCGACCTGGTCCCGCGCTCGGGCATCATGCCCGCATTCCTGGCGCCGCCCGGCACCGGCACGGCCGATGAGCTGATGGACCGGGTGCGCGCGGTGCCGCGTTCCCGGATCCGCTCCGATCTGGCGGACGTCGCCGCGCACCGGAGCCTGCCGTCCTGGACCCGGCAGCTGGCCGACGACCCGGACCGGCTGGCGCGGCTGTGCGACAGCCTCCAGCACGTGCACGACCGTCTGCTGCGCCCGTACTGGAACGAGATCACGGCCGTCACCGAGGCGGACACCGCGGCCAGGGCCCGGCAGCTGGTGAGCGGCGGACTGGGGGAGGTGCTCGGCCGGATCAATCCGCGCTGGACGCGCTGGGACGCTCCCGTCCTGGAGGTCACGATGCCCTCCGGCCTGGACGGCGATCTGCACCTCGCCGGGCGCGGCCTGCTGCTGGTCCCTTCCGTGTTCGGGACCGACACCCCGGTCATCGGCCCCCATGCCGAGCCGCAGCCCTTCCTGCTCCACCCGGCCGGCGGCCCCCGGGGCCTGGCCGCGGCACTGGCCCCGGAGGAGATGCCGTGGCGCACGGCGGGGGCGGGCTCCCTCGGCTCGGTGCTCGGCACCACCAGGGCCGCCGCCGTGCTCTACGCCGTCATCGAGCGCCCCGGCTGCTCCACCAAGGAGCTGGCGCGCGCGGCGGGCGTCGCCCCGGCCACGGCGAGCGAGCACGCCACCCTGCTGCGCGAAGCAGGACTGATCCGCACGACCCGGCGGGGCGCCGCCGTCTCCCACAGCCCCACGTCCGCGGCGGTGGAGCTGTGGGGGGCGGCGGCGGGCTGA
- a CDS encoding peptidoglycan-binding protein has product MGDVQGMLAAARSLLGTTEHPPGSNRNVVTKWYGFTGPWCDMAVSYVAAHSDNLSATGGKYALTTAHARAFQKKGRWHYGIGGIRPGDIVFFDWSGSRSIGAIDHVGIVEAVHSNRTITTLEGNTSNAFRRRLRGSSCVVGYGRPAYQGGSAPMPSGDGILRQGAKGKAVSTLQKNLNTVQKAGLTVDGEFGPATQKAVRTFQGAHHLPVDGEFGPQSAAMMKAALAGKQAPIRPRALVAAPGTLVVDGVFGPATCAALQRTLDSREQAGLEVDGAFGPLTVTALQKYLKVTADGIVGPKTVTALQNHLAAPAGGEWDAATTRALQKALNAGTF; this is encoded by the coding sequence ATGGGCGACGTCCAAGGCATGCTCGCCGCCGCGCGATCGCTGCTCGGCACCACCGAGCACCCGCCCGGCTCCAACCGCAATGTGGTCACCAAGTGGTACGGCTTCACCGGCCCGTGGTGCGACATGGCGGTCAGCTACGTGGCGGCCCACTCCGACAACCTGTCCGCGACGGGCGGCAAGTACGCCCTCACCACCGCCCACGCCCGCGCCTTCCAGAAGAAGGGGCGCTGGCACTACGGCATCGGCGGGATCCGGCCCGGCGACATCGTGTTCTTCGACTGGTCCGGCTCCCGCTCCATCGGAGCCATCGACCACGTCGGCATCGTCGAGGCGGTGCACTCCAACCGCACCATCACCACCCTGGAGGGCAACACCTCCAACGCCTTCCGCCGCAGGCTGCGCGGCTCCTCCTGCGTCGTGGGCTACGGCCGCCCCGCGTACCAGGGGGGAAGCGCGCCGATGCCGTCGGGGGACGGCATCCTGCGCCAGGGTGCGAAGGGCAAGGCCGTCAGCACCCTCCAGAAGAACCTGAACACCGTGCAGAAGGCCGGGCTCACCGTGGACGGCGAGTTCGGGCCGGCCACGCAGAAGGCGGTCAGGACCTTCCAGGGCGCCCACCACCTGCCCGTGGACGGCGAGTTCGGTCCGCAGTCCGCGGCGATGATGAAGGCGGCGCTGGCCGGCAAACAGGCGCCGATCCGGCCCCGGGCCCTCGTCGCCGCCCCCGGCACGCTGGTCGTCGACGGGGTGTTCGGACCGGCCACCTGCGCGGCGCTCCAGCGCACGCTCGACAGCCGGGAGCAGGCCGGGCTGGAAGTGGACGGAGCCTTCGGACCGCTCACCGTGACCGCCCTCCAGAAGTACCTGAAGGTGACGGCCGACGGCATCGTGGGTCCCAAGACGGTCACCGCCCTCCAGAACCACCTGGCCGCACCGGCCGGCGGCGAATGGGACGCGGCGACCACCCGCGCACTCCAGAAGGCCCTGAACGCGGGCACCTTCTGA